The following are encoded together in the Octopus sinensis linkage group LG15, ASM634580v1, whole genome shotgun sequence genome:
- the LOC115219687 gene encoding acidic mammalian chitinase-like isoform X1 — MMCSMITFTTILLMAFGQLLAATSYRRVCYYTNWSQYRIGQAKFTPANIAPNLCSHIHFAFAKLVNNKLVPIEDNDVLMYQKISDLKNKNNDLKLVLSVGGYNEGSSNFRSLASTKRSRKMFASQAVYFLRHHNFDGLDIDWEYPTAGDKQKFVKLVWELRQSFDKEAKRTKKEPLLLTCAVAAGKNKIDAGYDVANLAKLMDYISVMAYDFHGPWNNVTGINAPLFPASYERFPYQKQLNVVWTMQYWASKGAPKVKLNLGLATYGRGFQLADPKNSFPGAESKGSCEAGQYLGQRGFLAYFEHCHLKNKTTYYWMDDSKVPYIVNGDQWIGYDDQKSMKFKAEWMKKMGFGGVSVWTLDMDDFNNLCGDGDYPLLRQINKILMSETRS, encoded by the exons atg ATGTGCTCAATGATTACATTCACCACCATTCTACTGATGGCTTTCGGGCAACTAC TTGCTGCCACCAGCTACCGCCGTGTGTGTTACTACACAAATTGGTCTCAGTACCGAATAGGTCAGGCAAAATTCACCCCAGCCAATATTGCTCCAAATCTGTGTTCACACATTCACTTTGCATTTGCAAAACTGGTCAACAATAAACTTGTACCAATTGAAGACAATGATGTGCTTAT GTACCAGAAGATTTCcgatctgaaaaataaaaataatgatttgaaGTTGGTCCTATCAGTCGGAGGGTACAATGAAGGAAGTTCAAACTTCAGAAGTTTGGCATCAACAAAGAGGTCAAGGAAGATGTTTGCATCTCAAGCGGTTTATTTCCTAAGACACCACAATTTCGATGGTTTGGACATTGACTGGGAGTATCCGACAGCCGGTGACAAACAGAAATTTGTCAAACTCGTTTGG GAACTCCGTCAGAGTTTTGACAAAGAAGCCAAAAGAACTAAGAAAGAACCTCTGTTGCTGACCTGTGCAGTGGCTGCAGGCAAGAATAAGATTGATGCCGGTTATGATGTGGCCAACTTAGCCAA ACTGATGGACTACATTTCTGTCATGGCGTATGATTTCCATGGACCATGGAACAATGTGACAGGGATTAATGCTCCTTTGTTTCCAGCATCTTACGAACGATTTCCTTACCAAAAACAGCTGAATGTG GTTTGGACCATGCAGTACTGGGCTTCAAAGGGAGCACCAAAGGTTAAGCTCAATCTCGGTTTAGCAACCTACGGACGAGGTTTTCAACTAGCAGACCCAAAGAACTCATTTCCTGGAGCCGAAAGCAAAGGATCCTGTGAAGCTGGACAATATTTGGGTCAACGTGGATTTCTTGCTTACTTTGAG CATTGCCACCTGAAAAACAAAACCACTTACTACTGGATGGATGATTCTAAAGTACCTTACATTGTGAATGGGGACCAATGGATTGGTTATGATGACCAGAAGAGCATGAAATTTAAG gctGAATGGATGAAGAAGATGGGGTTTGGTGGTGTAAGTGTGTGGACATTAGACATGGACGACTTCAATAATctatgtggtgatggtgattatccACTGCTGAGAcagattaataaaatattgatgaG TGAAACAAGATCCTAA
- the LOC115219687 gene encoding acidic mammalian chitinase-like isoform X2: protein MCSMITFTTILLMAFGQLLAATSYRRVCYYTNWSQYRIGQAKFTPANIAPNLCSHIHFAFAKLVNNKLVPIEDNDVLMYQKISDLKNKNNDLKLVLSVGGYNEGSSNFRSLASTKRSRKMFASQAVYFLRHHNFDGLDIDWEYPTAGDKQKFVKLVWELRQSFDKEAKRTKKEPLLLTCAVAAGKNKIDAGYDVANLAKLMDYISVMAYDFHGPWNNVTGINAPLFPASYERFPYQKQLNVVWTMQYWASKGAPKVKLNLGLATYGRGFQLADPKNSFPGAESKGSCEAGQYLGQRGFLAYFEHCHLKNKTTYYWMDDSKVPYIVNGDQWIGYDDQKSMKFKAEWMKKMGFGGVSVWTLDMDDFNNLCGDGDYPLLRQINKILMSETRS, encoded by the exons ATGTGCTCAATGATTACATTCACCACCATTCTACTGATGGCTTTCGGGCAACTAC TTGCTGCCACCAGCTACCGCCGTGTGTGTTACTACACAAATTGGTCTCAGTACCGAATAGGTCAGGCAAAATTCACCCCAGCCAATATTGCTCCAAATCTGTGTTCACACATTCACTTTGCATTTGCAAAACTGGTCAACAATAAACTTGTACCAATTGAAGACAATGATGTGCTTAT GTACCAGAAGATTTCcgatctgaaaaataaaaataatgatttgaaGTTGGTCCTATCAGTCGGAGGGTACAATGAAGGAAGTTCAAACTTCAGAAGTTTGGCATCAACAAAGAGGTCAAGGAAGATGTTTGCATCTCAAGCGGTTTATTTCCTAAGACACCACAATTTCGATGGTTTGGACATTGACTGGGAGTATCCGACAGCCGGTGACAAACAGAAATTTGTCAAACTCGTTTGG GAACTCCGTCAGAGTTTTGACAAAGAAGCCAAAAGAACTAAGAAAGAACCTCTGTTGCTGACCTGTGCAGTGGCTGCAGGCAAGAATAAGATTGATGCCGGTTATGATGTGGCCAACTTAGCCAA ACTGATGGACTACATTTCTGTCATGGCGTATGATTTCCATGGACCATGGAACAATGTGACAGGGATTAATGCTCCTTTGTTTCCAGCATCTTACGAACGATTTCCTTACCAAAAACAGCTGAATGTG GTTTGGACCATGCAGTACTGGGCTTCAAAGGGAGCACCAAAGGTTAAGCTCAATCTCGGTTTAGCAACCTACGGACGAGGTTTTCAACTAGCAGACCCAAAGAACTCATTTCCTGGAGCCGAAAGCAAAGGATCCTGTGAAGCTGGACAATATTTGGGTCAACGTGGATTTCTTGCTTACTTTGAG CATTGCCACCTGAAAAACAAAACCACTTACTACTGGATGGATGATTCTAAAGTACCTTACATTGTGAATGGGGACCAATGGATTGGTTATGATGACCAGAAGAGCATGAAATTTAAG gctGAATGGATGAAGAAGATGGGGTTTGGTGGTGTAAGTGTGTGGACATTAGACATGGACGACTTCAATAATctatgtggtgatggtgattatccACTGCTGAGAcagattaataaaatattgatgaG TGAAACAAGATCCTAA